The following is a genomic window from Pseudomonadota bacterium.
TCGATTCGCTGTCGGTCGATTTGCTGCTCAATTGAGCAACCCATCTCAACCGCCGCGGTAGCGTGCCCAGGCGGGCACCAACCGCGCGGCGTCACGGTCGAAGACGCGGTCTCGCTCGCGTGCGTCAGGACACACCGACTCCAACACCCGCCAGAACGCAGCCGAGTGGTTCATGTGCCGGCTGTGCGCCAGTTCGTGCAGGACCACGTAGTCGAC
Proteins encoded in this region:
- a CDS encoding M48 family metallopeptidase, whose amino-acid sequence is VDYVVLHELAHSRHMNHSAAFWRVLESVCPDARERDRVFDRDAARLVPAWARYRGG